The DNA sequence ctcagtgggaggtctcaagacacttctccagcTTTTGATAATCCTTTTGGTCCAATCttttgatatctttttttttttttttttttaagaaacaaGCATctaaatgggcctttttttttttttcataaatcatATTGCCCTTGGTCAGCACCTCTcttcaaaaaaagttaaaatgataaagcctaagaagaagaagaagggaaagaagataataaaattAAGAGACAGTTATGAAAAAGCCgacgaaaaacaagaggaatagTAAGAGAAGCACCATTCTTAACCTCCTCCTAAAAAAGGACATTTGTAAAGAGAAAGCCtaaagggaagagtcaggagAAAAGGCCAAAAGGAGATATTTATCAGGAAAAGGtctatgaagaagaggaagacaagcatAAAAAGAAGTCATTTAGAAGAATGccgacgaagaagaggaaaaggaagaggaagggaagaagaccaaaaacaagacatttataagaataaaatttggaaaaaagaggaagggaaaaaaacatttttaaagaaagccaacgaagaagaagaagaagaagaagaagaagaaaagaaaagaaaaagaaaaagaagaagaagaaatcaaaACGAgcacatgaaaacaacaacaataaccaacaacagcaacgaacaagtagatggagaagaagaatataaaaaaaagagacatttacaagaaaaaaaaaacatttacaagCCAACGAAgcaaaagaaagtggaagaaaaaaaaacgaataaaaaatgtataagaACAAGgccaaggaaaagaggaagaggaagagaagtaacccagaatacatttaccgcccaaaaaataagataaaataaaaaggaaaagaaaaagccaatgaagaaaggaaagaggaagaggaaaacaataagcccagaagatacgagtatatataagaagtaaccctgagaagaagaggaggaggaggaggagaaggagaaggaaaaagagaggagggaatccCAATCAACATGAACACTTTAAAACTCTCACTCGACTTGgtgataataaaacaataaaaactcaAGTCTCAATTTTCtgcgaatgaggaggaggagaaggaggagaagtaggaggtggaagaggaggaggaggaagagaagaaggaggaggaggaggaggaggaggaggaggaggaggaggaggaggagagcgagaacAGTGATAGCTAGGATAAACAGTGAATACTAAAACAAGATAGACGATGAGAAAGacaatggagaaaaggaagaagaggaggagggataagaagaaaagattgaaacaTCCTCAAACATTTTATCATACTTGCAGATTATTTACATTGTGACTATTTAAAgtacatgaagaaaataaggtgcCAATAGTCCATATAaagcatgtttttatttttgttttatttggccaaaacaacaaaaaaaaaaaaataagaggagaaagaggaggggaggaaaatgaaaacgacGAAGATGGCAAGGATGAGGAGTGAacagaacaaggaggagaagagagacgatgagagaaacaaggaagatgaggaggaggaggaataagaagaaaaaaaaaggaggctgAAAACGATAATAGCAACGAACAGTACAATgacagaaaagacaagaagagacgatgaaacagacaaagaagaggaagaggaggaagaagaagaagagaacgaggatgaaaacgatgataaagatgaacaataaacagaacaatgaaagaaaagtcaAGGAGACGAtgaaagagacaaggaggaagaaaaggaggaggaggaggaggaggaggaggaggaggaggaggaggaagacaggaagaaagagaggaatcgCTGCTCTCTCACAGGTCGTTTGGCAAATTGATTGAGGCTGGAAATCGTGATATGATCTTTCTCCCTatcctctgtcttcctcctctccctctccttcctctccttccttcctttctccctccatttcttcttctccatggaACAgagaccatcaccatcaccatctttacctcattcccatctctctctatctcccttttctcgttacctgccttcttttctcccttctctctctctctctctctctctctctctctctctctctctctctctctctctctctctctctctctctctctctctctctcgtctccctttCTCGCCTTACCGCGTGATACGTCTCTTTGAGCGTATATGTCCCTTCTCGACGTTCCTTTTTGCTTGGGtcaaaataggaggagaagggggaggaggaggaggatgcatttAGTCCTGTTTCTGAGGGTATGTCTGCGGAAAATCttctccagtagtagtagtagtaatagtggtagtagtagtagtagtagtagtagtagtagtagtagtggtggtggtggtggtggcagtggtggcagtgatagtggtggtggcggtggtagtggtagcggtggtggcggtggtgttggtggcgatggtggtttaAGGTTTTTATAAGGTTTTATAAGGTTTAGTACAAATATGAAAATTCATAAGGCATATTCTGCCGAGCCGAAGCTCCCTGGCAGAAAGACAATGAAGTTCGGGTGATTCACTCAGCACTGACTGgcaacacacaaataatataggTGATTATAATTATAGAAGTAATAATCAGTAAATTTGACAATATTTTTATAATAAAAGAGCAAACtagtaacaaataaaatacataaacataaataCCTTGAACTTTCTTTTGCTATTATATGCTAAAGAACCATTTTTAAATTATAGTTGTAGAAAGTAGTGGCAGGTAGAATCAAATCATtatttggtggcggtggtgatggcagtagtagtcgtagtggtggtggtggtggtggtggtggtggtggtggtggtagtggagggtggTGGCAATAATGATGTGTGTTGCAGAAGGGCTGTGTTTCCTTGAGAGAGTGAGTACGAGTCTCttgcagtaccagtagtagtagtagtagtagtagtagtagtggtagtagtgggagtcgtagtagtagtaggagtcgtagtagtaacagtagaagtagtaatagtggtagcagtgatggtggtggtggagggtggtggcaataatgataatgtgtgGTGAAGAAGGGTTGTGTTTCCTTGAGGGAGTGAGTACGAGTGTCctgcagtaccagtagtagtagtagtagtagtagtagtagtagtagtagtagtagtagtagtagtagtagtaatagcagcagcagcagcagcagcagcagcagcagcagcagcagcagtagtagtagtagtagtagtagtagtagtagtagtagtagtagtagtagtagtagtaggtggtggtggtggtggtggtggtggtggtggtggtggtggtgacaataatgataatgcgtGGTGTAGTAGGAGTGTTTCTCTGAGAGAGCATGAAGAATGGAACAATTGgacggaagagaagagaagagaagagaagaaaagagaaaagaagagaagagaagagaagagaagagaagaaaagagaaaagaagagaagagaagagaagagaagagagggagtatGAATCATTGCTGACAGAAAAGAAACATCAATAACAGGAAGACAGTGtagtatgactctctctctctctctctctctctctctctctctctctctctctctctctctctctctctctctctctcagacactgTCTTGTgatatattattcttttcattgaattattttttgttcatgtatttccAGAAAGAGTAATGTAGATAGATAAtgacaacaagagagagagagagagagagagagagagagagagagagagagagagagagagagagagagagagagagagagagagagagagtctacttaATACAGGAGTTGGTGAAGGCAGGAACAGACTCATATCCACGAAAAAgaactctgagctctttccataggggacGGCCGGCTGTCTCCAGAGACCAGCAGcagactgcacacacacacacacacacacacacacacacacacacacacacacacacacacacacacactcgctgtaCAAGTGTGTTTTCTAAGCGTCGCTTTCTTGAATTTGAGTGAGGCACGCCTCTTGCTGTGGCACTTACAGAGAGCCTAACTGCTGAACGAGTGGCCGGCCAgtggcggtgcgtgtgtgtgtttgtacaggAGGAGTACTCACCTGGAGACGCAACACTCCTTTCCTGACGCGGCAACACACGCACAGGGCGGTCACTGAAGGATTACAGGTACAGCGTACAAAAAATTTACAACACCACTTTCGGgcacaacacaggcaacactaaacaaaggaaaacatgtcttatttttttattctggaagcagagagagagagagagagagagagaaagagagagagagagagagaaagagagagagagagataaagcgagaggaaggggtggaagagagagagagaaagaaagagagatctAGATAAagcgaggggaaggagagagagagagagagagagaagagagagagagagagagagaggagagagagagagagagagagagagagagagataaagcgagaggaaggggtggaagagagagagagaaagaaagagagatctagataaagcgagaggaaggagagagagagagagagagagagagagagagagagagagagagagagagagatgagagagagagagagagagagcggaaaaaGAGATAATCACTTGTttgtctacctctctctctctctctctctctctctctctctctctctctctctctctctctctctctctctcctctctctctctcctcctcctcctcctccacacctaactactactactactactactactactactacttttttttttatgtaggagggacactggccaagggcaacaaaaatccaataaaaaaaatgcccactgaaatgccagccccataaaagggtcaaagcagtagtcaaaaattgatgaataagtgtcttgaaactactactactactactactactactactaacgctgctgctactactactactactactactactactactattacctactattatctttattctccatcagatttgcatcaacaaccaccaccaccaccaccaccaccaccaccaccagcatggcagtagtagcaggagtagtgaatGGTCACACGTATGTGGTGACTTCTTGGACTATCAGGCTGCCCTTGTAGTGTGTTGGACTATCGGTGAACAAGGAGACCTGAAAGTTACGTGGTACAACTATTTCGGTGATAGAAGTGGCTGtaagtagtagttattgttgtagtaatagtattagtaatagtagttatgcaTATAATGTCAATATGGTCCATTTTGTAACTGTAATTGCAAAGATTCTCGACTTTGTTTCTTAAAggcgtgacgtaattagagaaaacgtatgtattttaagggacactagACTGTACTCCGttattcctgtttattgctattatacgagttttttatagtttcacttgtatatactatttaaatctactattctgtgatgtttaatactactaattattatgtttaagtgggagaagtcagagaaagagctatatttataatttttacgtGTAAGTAAATTTGTAGGATGCTCGACCTTATGTTTCTTAAAtaagtgacgtaattagagaaaacgtatgtcTTTTAAGGGAGGTTTTAGTATATCTTCTATATATGTGTgtcttcattatcaccatcatcttattcttgttcttgttgttcttgttcttgttcttgttcttgttcttattattattattacacacacacacacacacacacacacacacacacacacacacacacacacacacacacacacacattagtagtaattataataggaagaagagaaacatgatgatgaggaggaggaggagggagaaaaaattgtttaacttttctgtaatatttctctaaatatgtaaataactaTCAGTCAAAAAGCAGAACTAATAGTGCACCATGGTAGTCCGTTATATTGTTTATCTCTGACTATCGCCATCACCAATTACAAATTAGTTAATAAggataaaagttgaaaaatatatagcaaTTCTAATTTTGAGACACCTAAatagtttcaacatttttcacaatatctaaataactaacagacgaaaagaaaatgtagtagTACACCATGATAGTCCATTAAATTCCTCATCTctgactatcaccatcaccaattacaagttagttaataaagagaaaaacaaaaacaaaaacaatatatatatatatatatatatatatatatatatatatatatatatatatatatatatatatatatatatatatatatatatatatatatatatatatatatatatatatcaaattctAAGACACCCAAATACCTTCAACATTTTTCTGAATATCTAAATAACTAccggcaaaaaaacaaaaccaatagTACACCATGATAGCCCATTAAATTCCCCACAATTTACCTTCAACACTATTCGaaaagtatattaaaaacattaaaaaaaaaaaaaagcttcaaaaaaCTCCCAAAAGATGCCAGACAAAGATCAAGATTCAAGATTGTAAACTAGAGAGAGCATTTagatacaagattaggcttgagaaaATGGATGActcaagaatagcaaggaaggtgtacctgtggattgaaagtggaagcaaatggtggaagaggtgcatgagaatgacagacaggattGGCTTATAAGTTGTGTAGGCGATGAGAATgactgggaggaatcaaaatgagattgaatgggtggtaacaagaggcagagtgggagctgactgggatgtgagaaaatggaagaatgagatagacaaaagaagtgaaatgtgtgggactgaatgaatggaaaaatgagacggaaagaaagaagaccctggaatggtacaaggagaaagaggccccaaGGTATGAAAGGTAGTATGATGGAAACCTGGGCCgtgatctcttccgagcgagggcacagtgtatggatgtgaatgcaaggagttacaggtggtctgagtcccgcagcaaagtgtgccggatgtgtgacatgggagaggatgagacggtggaacatgtggtggtggaatgtgtgaagtatgccagagacaggaatgagatgatgcaagtgatactgactgagttagggcatgataggaatgaaagagtggagaagacaggaaaggagtggatggtgttgttgctgggactgtgtagagaggccaatgaaaggatgattgaggcggtgaaagagtttctggagagaatgtggcgtgccagatgtaggaaCAGTTACAGTAGATGATGatgtttgttaattttttttttcttttcttttttcccttttacaggagttgccgatccaaaggcctggcttaaGAGTGATCCCGAGCTatctgtaccatcaagatcaagatcgagcGTCCATATCAGATGGCGAGTCTGCTTACAAAATTGCATCGGAGGGACTGATAGAGGCATCCACAATTATCCATCATCATCGGCGACACCATGGCTCTTGAGAAGGTAACATGGCTACCATTCTACACTCACATCATCTGGCTATCAACACACACGAGAATGGCGGCGGTGCGGAGgtgtaaataaggaaaataggcGTATATGTGAGGGCGGGTGGCGGGGATCTTATGGCGGAAAATCGAGGGATGATCGAGGGTGATGCCCTACCATTATTAATTACTCCTTTATTTAGcgattttcaacacacacacttgcccgCCAGTAAGAAGCAGGTGTGGGCGGCCATCTTGAGCCCTAAGGGACGAGGGGacaaggggaaataaggaaatatggCTCAAAATGCctccttattttattgtattttcgatttttttttttttttgatatatggaattatttgtgtgtgtgtgtgtgtgtgtgtgtgtgtgtgtgtgtgtgtgtgtgtgtgtgtgtgtgtgagagggaagggagggcggggGTGGGGGAGTTCTTGTGTTcgttaaggataaaaaaaaaaagttttttaacgtaaatattttctttttcttcattttcttgtgtttgttgtttgttttgtttgtttgttttgttggttcattatgtgtgtgtgtttgtgtgtgtgtgtgtgtgtgtgtgtgtgtgtgtgtgtgtgtgtgtgtgtgtgtcagaatatatcgtttttatttttttcattttttctgtttttcttgtcttaactgaatatttgtttgtttgtttgtttgtttgtatatgcatgtatgtttgtcctcttcttcctcttcctcctctttctttcatctagacctcttctctcttcccatctcttcctcctcctagcccaaccaagcctaattctctctctctctctctctctctctctctctctctctctctctctctctctctctctctctctctctctctctctctctctctctctctctctctctcagacagacagacctcgATGACAGCGTGGTGAGCGAGGAGGGGGAGTCAACCAGCAGAGTAGGGGAGCATGACCCCTACTTTGAACCAGTGGTGACCTTGCTGGAGGTCTTCGTGGTTAGTGAtgatgaccaggaggaggaaatgataacaCTGAGTttcgaggtcaggtcaggttggtaatggtgttttttattattattattattattattatttttgtgagttttttattggtttattattttattgagaaatgttgttggtagttttgctgtttcttgttgttaggtgaggtgaggtcaggtcaagcaCTGATGgtaattttgctgttttatcattgttaggtcaggtcaggttttcTTATTGTAGgtaaatagttattattattattattattattattattattattattattttctctcaatctatgttttctttcttacttacctcctcctttcctcctcctcctcctcctcctcctcctcctcctcctcctcctcctcctcctcctcctcctcctcctcctccttgttcttcacataacctctcttcattttattaacctaacctaacatgcagACAGtgccagcctaacctaacctccccccACCTGCAGGCAGTACAAGCTGTTTCATTATCACACCTCTGAGTCGCCCCCACAGTGGAAGGAACGGGGCATGGGGGCCATTAACATTCTGAGGAACAAGCAGAAGAAGGCTGTtagtggttgggttaggtttatgtgtgtgtgtgtgtgtgtgtgtgtgtgtgtgtgtgtgtgtgtgtgtgtgtgtgtgttgactgggCTGCCTCATGTGGGATTACCAGCCTGAtatggtgacagacagacaagcagacagacagacagatagattattatcactatattattaccagtcattaattcaaatagatagattattattattattattattattattattattattattattattattattattattattattattattattattattttatcaccagCCATTAATTCTCCCCTTATTTTTCAGGTGGAGTTTGTTCAGCGGCAGAATTAATGCCAGTGGCTGAGTTCAGATcctccaagacacacacacacacacacagcagcccctccacctccccacagCCCTCCACAGTCTCTGACACAGCCCCTGACACAGCATCTGACACAGCCCCTTCACAGACCACATATATCTcacacatacataagaacataagaaataagggaagctgcaagaagcgaccaggcttacacgtggcagtccctgtatgaaatatacctacttatttccatctgttatccccatccataaacttgtctaatcttctcttaaagctctctagtgtcctagcactaactacatgattactgagtccattccaatcatctatcactctgagaaccaatttttttcttatctccttcctaaacctaaattttttaagcttgtacccattatttctttttctaccctggttgctgatcctaagaattttgcctacatcccccttatGTCActcaaagacttctatcaggtccccctcttaacctacgtatctctaaagaatgtaaatttaacagcttcaacctcgcctcgtaaggaatactcctcatcccctgtatccttttagtcattctcctctgtactgattctaatagacctatatctttcctgtaatgtggggaccagaactgcacagcgtagtctagatgaggtctgaccagcaccaagtataactttaatattactttgggccttctacttttaacactcctaaaaatcacacacaccacaagagCCTCACAAACAGTCTCACAGCCTTCACAAGCAgccccacactccaccacagacacaccagacccacagcccttcacctcacccacttCCCAGCCCCCCACAGCCCCCCCAGCCACCACAAATGAAGTCAAAGGAAGGGACTGTGgcttcacccagccagccaggacaGCCTACAGAGAGGGGGTAGTCCCAGTCAAGTCACAAAATATAGGCTTGGTTCTTCCTACAGTTTGAAGTCAATGATTGGACAGgtggaaaggtggtggtggtggtggtggtggtggtggtggtggtgctgctgcttctttcattctctttgtttacttattgtttttttctttccattctctctctctctctctctctctctctctctctctctctctctctctctctctctctctctctctctctctctctctctctctctctctctctctctctctctctctctctctctctctctgcccttcactattgttaggtaataattgcagtaacagcagtagtcatagttattattgtatatttttttttagcacttGAGAacagtgtagcagtagtagtagtagtagtagtagtaattggcAGGAATTAAGTACattattaaatatattctgATCTTGATTTGTGTTGCAGGCCAGACAGCTTAGTGGCAGAGCTGCAGGTGGCCCTCGTCAGCTTCCTGGTGGCACAGGTGTAGGATGGCTGGGAGCAGTGGAGGTGCCTGATGGGGCAGCTGTGCCGGGCAGAggggctgctactgctgctgcggAGAGCCACACTTGTATGGTAagcttctttcactccttctctAACAGGTtaatgaggttgttgttgtcatcattgttgatgtattttttatgtttttctctataaaattggtctctctctctctctctctctctctctctctctctctctctctctctctctctctctctctctctctctctctctctctctctctctctctctctctctctctctcaagttagcttagtggtagtggtagtaataacagtaggaatagtagcattagtagtagtaggaacaccATACACTTAACACTCCCAACTCTCCCTTCCAGAccctagtagtagcagcagcagtagtagtagtagtagtagtagtagtagtagtagtagtagtagtagtagtatcaacactaaccactcattatttctctactggtgatctcctggctttccttactgagtcttggtcatcctcttttagagattttggtgaaacttttgctgttgccttggacatatcaaaagcttttgatagagtctggcacaaagctttgatttcaaactatcctcctacggcttctatccttctctctgtaacttcatctcaagttttatttctgaccattctattgatgctgtggtaaacggtcactgttcttctcctaaatctattaacagtggtgttcctcagggttctgtcctgtcaccaactcttcctattattcatcagtgacttagcgtaggtagaggaaacccacacaataggtacacattaaacacccaaactctggtaggtacagggtacgagaaagatttaggagttatagttagctctgaactccgtctagggaaacaatgcatagaagccagaaacaaggcaaatagggtactaggattcatttttaggagtgttaaaagtagaaggccggaagtaatattaaagttatacttggcgctggtcagacctcatctagactacgctgtgcagttctggtcccccacattacaggaaagatataggtctattagaatcagtacagaggagaatgactaaaaggatacaggggatggggagtattccttacgaagcgaggttgaagcggttaaatttacattctctagagagacgtaggttaagaggggacctgatagaagtctttaagtggtataagggttataacaagggagatgtaagcaaaattcttaggatcagcaaccagggtagaacaagaaataacgggttcaagcttgaaaaatttaggtttaggaaggagataggaaaaaattggttctcaaatagagtggtagatgagtggaacggactcagtaatcatgtagttagtgctaggacactagagagctttaagagaagattagacaagtttatggatggggatagcagatggaaataggtaggtgtgtttcatacagggactgccacgtgtaagcctggtcgcttcttgcagcttcccttactcgtatttcttatgttcttatgttcttatgttctaaaaccaaacttgttgtcctatgcactcctatactgatgataccactctgcacttatccatgtcttttcatagacgtccaacccttcaggaaataaacagttcacgcagggaagccacagaacgcctcacttctgatctctctaaaatctctgactggggcagaccaAACTAGTTATTGCTCACTgcctaaaaaaaatcaattcttccatctatcaactcgacacaaccttccagacaactatcccctcttcttcaatgacactcaactgtcctcctcttctacactgccacactcccctGCCTGTTTTCCCTTGGTACAAGCTTCTCATGTGATGGCTCACCCataattttcctcacataaTGGGTCCTGGCAAGCTTgacagtgaagaaaagtgttgCGATGGTGTTTGTTCAAGAAGGGATCAGTAAttgtgagacaggaaggaagattgCAAATTCAGAAGCAGCTGTCATCTGGGTGGCGGATGGAGGCCGCTCACCCCCGGTCATCCTGCAGCTCACAGGCCTCTTCTGACCGGGAGAAAGATGGCGCAGCAATTAAGTGTTCACCGTGCATGTGTTTTGTCAACTTATTATTCCtgtatctgtcttccttttttgccCTTAGCCTTTCTCTCAGGAGTGGCAGCTGTGCCCAGCACTGGTACTGCCCTGGCCACTTGTGTCACAGCTGTCTTTGATCTCCCCGTCTTCCTTCCAGCCCCATGGTTACTGACCTTGACTCAAACACCATCACGACACCCTCTTCCCTGTTAAACTTGCCGGGATCCATTGTAATGTAAGGGGTATTGAATGTGAGCGATGAAACGAGAAGGTAGTGGCAAGGGGGAAACGTACAGGGGAGCGCAGGAGAGACACCTCTCTCCACTGTGCCTGACAGTCTCTCAGTGATTGAAAGACTGAGCATAACATCTTCAGGGCACGTGAGTTGCCATGCATGACAATTTGgcactttttccatgtcttcttatttGAGTAGACATATCATATCATAGTGAAAAGTCTAGTTTATCCTGTATGTGGAGACCTTCAAGTTACAATACAGCCCACTGCTTTAAGAGTTAAATGTGCACGTCAATGTTTTCTGTCGTGCCTTCTTTGCTGTGTAATGTTGTGGTGAAATGGTTAAATTCTGGACTGAGTTGTGAGTCATGCAGCAGGAGTACACATTTAAGAGTTAAATGTGCACGTTAATGTTTTCTGTCGTGCCTTCTTTG is a window from the Scylla paramamosain isolate STU-SP2022 chromosome 26, ASM3559412v1, whole genome shotgun sequence genome containing:
- the LOC135113819 gene encoding ran-specific GTPase-activating protein-like, with the protein product MALEKTDLDDSVVSEEGESTSRVGEHDPYFEPVVTLLEVFVVSDDDQEEEMITLSFEVRQYKLFHYHTSESPPQWKERGMGAINILRNKQKKAVEFVQRQN